In Cytophagales bacterium, the genomic window TGATCTTTCAACAGACAACTCCGGAAATGTTACTGGCTGGATTTGGAATTTTGGAGATACAAACACCGATACGCTTAATAATCCGTCTCCGTCACATACCTATGCAACTTCCGATACCTTTATAGTGCAATTAATTGTAACGACTAATAAAGGTTGTGTAGATGATACATCAAGGATGGTAACTGTAAATCCAAAACCAATGGCAAATTTCGGTGCATCCACAGTATGTTTTGGCGGTACTACCCCTTTTAAGGATAGTTCTACTGTTAGCTCTGGCAGCATAACTAGCTGGGATTGGAATTTTGGCGATGGTGGAAATGATACGGTAAAAGATCCGATACATCAATATAATAGCTTGACTACTTTTAATGTGCAGTTGATAGTAACAACCGATAACGGTTGTACAGACACATTACCAAAAAATATAAATGTATATCAAAAATCCTTTGCTGCCTTTAGTGCAGATACTGTATGCAGTGGCTTTCCGACCCAATTTATAGATACATCGAACGCCCCGGGTGATAATATAGCAAATTGGATCTGGAGCTTTGGAGATGGGGATTCTTCTAAAGCTCAAAATCCGAATCCACAACATCTCTATCAAGGTGCTGGTACGTATATTGTATATCTTGTTGCAACAACTGATAGCGGTTGCATAGACACCACCTTTGTAAAAACGGTAAAAGTAAACCCAAATCCTGTCACAACAATATCACAACTGATCCATACTACATTGGGTGAATGTGACGGTATAGCAGAAATTATTCCCGGTGGAGGTACCCGTCCATATACGTTTGCATGGGATTCTTCCGGAGTTACGATAAGGACAGATTCTCTTGCCTTAAACCTTTGTCCCGACACTTTTATTGTAACAACTACTGATGCAAATGGTTGTTTCAGGATAGATACCGTGATAATTCCTGATGGCTGCGGTTTAAAGTGTGATTCGATATACCATGGTATATCACCTAATGCTGATGAAATAAACGATACGTGGGTAATAATAAATATTGCTAACTGTATTCCCAATAAAGTAACCATTTACAACAGGTGGGGAGACCTGGTTTGGAAAGGTAAAGATTACGATAATGAAGCTGTAATATGGGATGGATTTAACAAAAATGGCAGGCGATTACCTGATGGTACTTATTTCTACATCATAGAGGTAGATAACGAACGAACCTGCCAGGGATGGGTGCAGATCATGAGATGATTTGATGATTTGATGATTTGATGATTTGATGATTTGGAAATTAATTATCAAATTTTCAAATTACGCAGTGCATAGCGTAAAGGCCAAAACATTGATCCCCGGGTACTTTTGGGCCCTGCTCTATGCGCTATACTCATTTAAGATACTTTTTTTACTCTATTACCAATTTCTTATTTATCACGCAGGAATCTGTAACGATCCGCAAATTATAGATACCCTTTGCATAGCCTATTAAATTAATTTTTTTCTGATATGGCTGTGATAATTGTTTTTCTTCATATATTACCTGACCGTTAATATTTAATACGCTGATCTGTAATATCTTCACTTTGTTCCGGGAAAGTATTTCTATAATAAACTCACTGGAATTTGGATTGGGATAAACTTTAATTGCCTTTTGAAATAAATATTCCCGGATATTTGTTACTACACTATCAATCCTAATAGTTTTACATAATGTATCTGAACCACAATCATTATAAACAGTTAAACAGACATTATAAAAACCTGTGTCTGTATAAGTATGTATTGGATTTTGAATAATATCATTATTGCCATCACCAAAATTCCAATACCAACTGCTTGCAATTTGAGATGAATCATAAAATTGTATTGTAGAATTAGTGATTGGAGCAACGTAACCGAAATTAGCAACTGGCGTATCGCTGCATACTATGCATAATATACTATCAATTATAGCTATACTGTTAACATTTATTGTATCAGTTACTACAATTGCTCCACTTGTAGTAGAAAATGACCAACTAGAAACTAAAAAATTTACACTTGAAACACCGGAATTTTTAATAGATTCATTGCAGCCTGAATTACCAGCCGAATCGGTTTTTAATAAATCTATACCATATCCTGGTGATATGATTTTCCTACCCGTGATAATGTAACCCCCATCGGAGGTTAAACTGAAATTATTTGCTGCAATCCGAATATCATCATAATATCTTTCCCACCTAATATTACCGATACTATCAATATTCAACAAAACAGCCCAATCACCTGTCCCCATACAGACCAAATCTCCCAATACTATGTAACCTCCATCATTTAATTGATGCACTACGTATCCCCAATATTCACAACCAAACCTTTCATAGGTTTTTGCCCATTGAATATTTCCACTATTGTCAGTTTTTATTAAAAAAATATCACTATCTGCAGTACCTGAAGAGATATGTGTTCTGCCTGTAATAATAAAGCCACTATCAAGAGTCTGTTCAACATACCATCCCATATCACCCTGCCATTCACCATAAGTTTTAGACCATATATTATTTCCTGAACTATCAAAATAGGATAAAAAAACATCATTATCTCCGGCTCCTAAGCTTGACGAGCCGGCAACGATAAATCCTTTATCATAAGTTTCATCAACTGAAATACCCCATCCACCTACATATTGCCTTGTCCATATCGTATCTCCGTTTAAATCGGTTTTAATTAACACCCCGCTGCCAACAGCAATATAGCCGCTATCTGAAGTCTGCTGTACTGAAGCAAGGCCTCCACCATATGTTTTTCTCCATTGTACATTTCCAAGGCTGTCAATTTTTGTTAGACCATATTCTGCGATAATATATCCCCCGTCAATGGCATGGCATATTGATATACCTTTATCCATTTTCTTTGCCCATTCAACTTTACCAATATTATTGGTCTTTATCAAAAGTGTTGTTGGCTGGAACCCCGTTATATCAGCCAGTATTAAATAACCATAATCATATGTTTGTATAACAGAACTACCCCTCTCATAAACAGTACTTGTATCATCTAAAATTCTTTGAAAAGTGGTTTGAGAACAGGCAATATATTGTTTAATAATTATTGTTATTATTAAAATAAACGACTTCCTCAGACAAGGATAAATTAAATTTTTCATTGTTAAAACAATTTAGTTGAGTTAATAAAATCTCCCAATAAAATATTTCTTGTTTCAGGTGTGTATGATCTATTTTATAACAAAGAACTTCTTAATTGAAATCGGAACTCTGTCCACATAAAGCTCATACATATACATACCCGTACTAAGATCAGATGCTTTTATGATCAATTTGCCGTAACCAGGTTGGTTAAGAACATACGATTTTAGTTTAGTGCCCGAAATAATATTGAACACATTGATCTCTGCATTTAGTACATCTTGTGGTAAGTAATATTCTATGGTTGTGCTGTTTTTGAAAGGATTGGGATAGATTTTTAATAATTCTGCTGAAGATTGAACTTGAAAGTTTGAGCTATCAATCAAGGAAGAATCAACACAGGGCCCAAAATAATCGTCATGATGTTTGAGATGAGCAGGAACTGCATTTGGACTGATACATAACGTTTGTGAATTATCAGGATTGCCTGGAGGAAGATGACATATAAGTACTTTATTCTGGGTGTTGCCGCAACGAACATCAACTACATTTACGGTTACATCATCTGAAGAAGAACATCCTGTTGTGTCCGATACTGCTATGGTATAGGTAGTAGTTATAGTAGGACAAACAGTAATGTCTTGTGTCGTCTCTCCATTGCTCCATAAATAGCTGTAAGGAGGATCACCACCAGAAGCTACAGCAGAAAGAATGGCACATTCCTGAGGCGTATAGCCAATATATACGGTTTGGTCATCACCGGCATTAACCATTGGTGCAACAATAACTATAATAGTAACCGCTTCGGAATTAGCCAGGCATCCGCTTGCATCCACTACGCTAAAAGTGCCGGAAGTATTAACTATAATGGATTGTGTCGTATCACCGGTTGACCATAAATAGCTATTTGCAGGGCTGGAGGTAAGGGTAACACTATCTGGTTCACAGAAAGTCGTTTGACCACTCACCGTTATTTGAAGCGGTTCACCTAAAATTGTATTCATTACGGTATTGGTAATGACGGGGTCATTGGAATCAAAATAGATGGCTGCTGTATTATCAATAACAGTACCCGGTGCAATGTTTGAAACGGGTTGAATACTAAATTTCACAAAGCCGGCACTTCCTGCTAAATCCGTAGCGCTGTCAGGCAGGTTGATATTATTGAAAATAAAGGTTAAAATTCCCTGGGGTGTAAGGGTAAAAGCAGCGGGATGGCTGGTATGAAGCAGCGAAAGAGTAAAAACATCTAATTTTGCCGGGTCTAAAGTGTCAAGAATAACCACATTATGTGCAGGAGCAGTGCCTACATTCTGAAAATTGATCTGGTATATGAGTGCATCGGTTTTAAGTATAGTGTGACAAACACCTACACCCTGAGGACTTACCAACATTTTATCATTGGGATCTATAGGGCCGTTATAGATCAGCGTATCCTGGTGGAAATTATCACAACCTCCATCCAATGGTGTGAATTCTGCTGATGCAGTTAATGTATCTGGTACGATAATACAAGATGGTATTTGCGAAGATATCTCTGTTATTATAGTGAGATTATTACCAGGTATATTTTGATCAAATGAAGTATCACATAAAGAAGTCCATATAAGCTGTGTGGGCGGTCCGATAATTACTGTATCAGGCGGTGGCACAGGCGGGTTTGTTGAAATATAGCTAACCTGAGAAGGTAAGGTAACAGTAAGGGTACACGGTGTCGTCATCGTTGTTCCAAAATTTTGATAAGTAACCTCATATTGGATTGGACCACAAAAAACACATAGCGTGTCCTCCGGATTCTCACAAGCAAAGTTTCCCACCAATTGTGATCCAATAATATCTACACACAGATCAGGTGAAATGGTATCACATACAACTACCTCAATTGTGATCCCACAAGCATCAGGAATTGTCGATATTACAGTATAGAAACCTGAAGAATCAACGATCAGGATTTGATTGGTGTCTCCCACAAGAATATTTCCATTCAAATACCATTGATTGTTTGCAGGTGAATTAGAAGTTAATACAACTGAATCACCTTCGCAAAAGAAGGTTGGACCGCTTGCTGTGATCTGACTTGGCGGCTCTGTTAGGGTTATAGAATCAATTGCAATACAACCGTTCGAATCAGAAATAATTGCTGTATAGATCCCTGCACTTAAATTGATCGGAGCTACAGGAGGTGGGATATTGTTAAACTCGACTAAATCAATTGGTGGTGTTCCACCAAGGGTATCAATACCAATTATTGATCCATCTGAAACTCCGTTACAACTTATATTATATCCGTTTGGATATACAAAGGCAATCATATCAAACGAGAATTCACCCCTTACATTTATTATTACACTATCAGCTCCAATACAACCGTTCGTGTCAGTTACTAATAAAATGTACTCAGTTGTGTCAATTGGTGAAGCAGTTGGATTTGGTATATTTGGGTCATTTAATGCGGTTGTTGGCAGCCAGCTATATGACAAATTAGTATCAACAATTTGCGGCCCTATTACAATACTGTCACCAAAACAAATAATTGTATCGGTTCCTGCATCTACCGGTAGTGAAACGAATGTTACTGACAAGGTATCAGTGTTTGTACACCCTGTAAATGGATCTGTAACAGTAAGGATTACACTCCCAACTGTATCCCAAACAATATCAATACTTGTAGGACTTGTCGTGTCTACAGGAATACCCCCTATTACTGTCCAATCATAGTTCAAACCTAAATCATTCGTTGAGTAAATAGCAAGTGTTCCTTTACAGGCATTTACAGGCCCGGCTATGTGAGGTTGAGCAGGTATTTTTATTTCAACCGTTTTAGTGATAGCGGTTTGTCCAAGGTCATTTGTTACAGTAAATGTAACATTATACGAGCCGGTATCTGCGTATATGTGTGTAGGATGCTGCACGGTATCGATATTACCATCATCAAAATTCCATAAAAATGAAGTTCCGCAGCTTAAATTATGAAAATCAACCTGAAAGCAATTAGTAATGTTAAAGTCAAAATTAGCTAAAGGTGTACCAGGTATGGCATCAATCATATTTGGTAAGCTGAGGCGTGCTCTTTGTTTAAACTGGAGCGCTGCTCCATCGTAGTTAAACCCGCAAGCATTGGGATCAGAAAGGTCATTCAACTCATTTGGATAATTAATAACTGAAAGCCAGGCTTCGGATTGTCTGGTAATATAGATTTTACCGTCAGGCCCCAATTGTAATGAATTAAAAGGATGAGAACTTTTACCGGCAAAATTGCCCGGATAATTTATATCCGTTAAATCAAATTGAAGAATATCAAAACCTTCAACTAAATATAGTAATTGTGAATTAGGGCTAAAGCTGACTCCATAC contains:
- a CDS encoding PKD domain-containing protein, producing the protein CVDNSPLVPVEVYSLPIADFSASPVCLNSVTSFADLSTDNSGNVTGWIWNFGDTNTDTLNNPSPSHTYATSDTFIVQLIVTTNKGCVDDTSRMVTVNPKPMANFGASTVCFGGTTPFKDSSTVSSGSITSWDWNFGDGGNDTVKDPIHQYNSLTTFNVQLIVTTDNGCTDTLPKNINVYQKSFAAFSADTVCSGFPTQFIDTSNAPGDNIANWIWSFGDGDSSKAQNPNPQHLYQGAGTYIVYLVATTDSGCIDTTFVKTVKVNPNPVTTISQLIHTTLGECDGIAEIIPGGGTRPYTFAWDSSGVTIRTDSLALNLCPDTFIVTTTDANGCFRIDTVIIPDGCGLKCDSIYHGISPNADEINDTWVIINIANCIPNKVTIYNRWGDLVWKGKDYDNEAVIWDGFNKNGRRLPDGTYFYIIEVDNERTCQGWVQIMR
- a CDS encoding T9SS type A sorting domain-containing protein is translated as MKNLIYPCLRKSFILIITIIIKQYIACSQTTFQRILDDTSTVYERGSSVIQTYDYGYLILADITGFQPTTLLIKTNNIGKVEWAKKMDKGISICHAIDGGYIIAEYGLTKIDSLGNVQWRKTYGGGLASVQQTSDSGYIAVGSGVLIKTDLNGDTIWTRQYVGGWGISVDETYDKGFIVAGSSSLGAGDNDVFLSYFDSSGNNIWSKTYGEWQGDMGWYVEQTLDSGFIITGRTHISSGTADSDIFLIKTDNSGNIQWAKTYERFGCEYWGYVVHQLNDGGYIVLGDLVCMGTGDWAVLLNIDSIGNIRWERYYDDIRIAANNFSLTSDGGYIITGRKIISPGYGIDLLKTDSAGNSGCNESIKNSGVSSVNFLVSSWSFSTTSGAIVVTDTINVNSIAIIDSILCIVCSDTPVANFGYVAPITNSTIQFYDSSQIASSWYWNFGDGNNDIIQNPIHTYTDTGFYNVCLTVYNDCGSDTLCKTIRIDSVVTNIREYLFQKAIKVYPNPNSSEFIIEILSRNKVKILQISVLNINGQVIYEEKQLSQPYQKKINLIGYAKGIYNLRIVTDSCVINKKLVIE
- a CDS encoding PKD domain-containing protein; this encodes MNTKCLYLFIILGLFLPKILFAQNQIPCFTDEILQQQLQNDPFLQDQINLQEQILQNFIEKCDSLNNNCTEFIIPVVVHVVHDPADSIPTDSTTNITDAQIESQIDALNAAFSNASGAPSPADSMHIKFCFATIKPDGDTTWPGRPGITRTGDTLTEHLMSDEAQLAALGYPSTDYFNIYVVSSINQGDVLGYAYLIPLSSVLDGVVIVYDVFGDNTIPGNNFLLKPGFEPGKVLAHETGHYLYLYHTFELGCSPDTSAIDSTNCNVTGDRVCDTPPIKNATNGCLPDNTCLNDVPDLPDQIENHMDYTADVCKTTFTVGQRDRMHAVLSTSRSHLVSFDNLIKTGAECLPLGLFANIFIVGNSTQICMGNSITFFPAPFNTAVNFEWTFPGGNPGSAVGSGSHTVTYDTIGAWGVTLTVTDSNGTSVTNFQPDFIFVDSCNPIASTQGIWYFGNFAGVGFSSGLAQSIGGNSNPMVSKESVAAISDSSGNLLFYTNGRDLYDNTHNIMPGGTLNGSNNVQISASQTLIAPNPGNADQYYIFTVSDAQAVSPVIVIHDLSYSIVDLTLPGNGTIANPLGEIDTLNVSAGLKTTEHLAAIPHCNGTDYWIIAHGADSSVLDQLLAYQLTAAGLQPPVLSNSFNVAANPNGLFDYTGQIDVAPNGRKAAITDAATRLCYIYDFDRTTGLFTLLTTLNEGRYGVSFSPNSQLLYLVEGFDILQFDLTDINYPGNFAGKSSHPFNSLQLGPDGKIYITRQSEAWLSVINYPNELNDLSDPNACGFNYDGAALQFKQRARLSLPNMIDAIPGTPLANFDFNITNCFQVDFHNLSCGTSFLWNFDDGNIDTVQHPTHIYADTGSYNVTFTVTNDLGQTAITKTVEIKIPAQPHIAGPVNACKGTLAIYSTNDLGLNYDWTVIGGIPVDTTSPTSIDIVWDTVGSVILTVTDPFTGCTNTDTLSVTFVSLPVDAGTDTIICFGDSIVIGPQIVDTNLSYSWLPTTALNDPNIPNPTASPIDTTEYILLVTDTNGCIGADSVIINVRGEFSFDMIAFVYPNGYNISCNGVSDGSIIGIDTLGGTPPIDLVEFNNIPPPVAPINLSAGIYTAIISDSNGCIAIDSITLTEPPSQITASGPTFFCEGDSVVLTSNSPANNQWYLNGNILVGDTNQILIVDSSGFYTVISTIPDACGITIEVVVCDTISPDLCVDIIGSQLVGNFACENPEDTLCVFCGPIQYEVTYQNFGTTMTTPCTLTVTLPSQVSYISTNPPVPPPDTVIIGPPTQLIWTSLCDTSFDQNIPGNNLTIITEISSQIPSCIIVPDTLTASAEFTPLDGGCDNFHQDTLIYNGPIDPNDKMLVSPQGVGVCHTILKTDALIYQINFQNVGTAPAHNVVILDTLDPAKLDVFTLSLLHTSHPAAFTLTPQGILTFIFNNINLPDSATDLAGSAGFVKFSIQPVSNIAPGTVIDNTAAIYFDSNDPVITNTVMNTILGEPLQITVSGQTTFCEPDSVTLTSSPANSYLWSTGDTTQSIIVNTSGTFSVVDASGCLANSEAVTIIVIVAPMVNAGDDQTVYIGYTPQECAILSAVASGGDPPYSYLWSNGETTQDITVCPTITTTYTIAVSDTTGCSSSDDVTVNVVDVRCGNTQNKVLICHLPPGNPDNSQTLCISPNAVPAHLKHHDDYFGPCVDSSLIDSSNFQVQSSAELLKIYPNPFKNSTTIEYYLPQDVLNAEINVFNIISGTKLKSYVLNQPGYGKLIIKASDLSTGMYMYELYVDRVPISIKKFFVIK